The region tgtgtgtttcagaccaGCGTGCTGACCGTGAGACAGAGGCCAGACTTCAGTCGTTCAGGCCAGTGGGAGGTGGTGACAGAGAACAGGGAGGGACAGGAGCAGAGACACGTCTTTGACGGGGTCCTGGTGTGTTCAGGACACTACACACAGCCTGTCTCACCGCTAGACCAGTTCCCAGGTCAGTTTAAAGCATCTAAACACTATCTATACACTATACTCTATATACAGTTTTGATACACCATAGATGTGTCAACGTTTTGACCATAAGGTCCTCGACAATACTATGTGtacgtttttttctttatttattttctatggcCTATGTTTACATATGTGAAGTGTTTTGGATGTGTGTAGCCAACAGGTACAATACCTCTTCAACCACCTGAGTGTTCTTTCCCATGCAGGCCATGAGTCGTTCCCTGGCRGCTGCCTACACAGCTGGGAGTATAAGGATGCTGATGCGTTCCGGGGGAAGAGGGTGGTGGTAGTGGGGATTGGGAACTCTGGAGGAGACATCGCTGTGGAGATCAGCCGGGCTGCAGAGAAGGTGGGGCTCACCTGTCACAGGAGGACATATTTAAGCTAARACTTTCTTGAGGTACAAAAGCGACCCAGGTTCAAACCCAGTGGTTCTCATACTGTAAAGAGAGTTTGGCCATtgatgtctgtctctctacttctctgttctcccttttccctttctctcttacaTCCCAGACCTTCCTGAGTACCCGTAAGGGGGCGTGGGTGTTAGCTCGTATGTCCAGTAGCGGTCTCCCACTGGACATGACGGCCATCTCACGGCTCACCGTCCTGCTGACCTCCCTGCTGCCCAGAGCGCTGGTCAACTGGGCTGCAGAGAGAACCCTTAATCACCGATACGACCACCGCCTCTACGGCCTACAGCCAACACACAGGTGACCAGCACCCTATTACAGCCAACACACAGGTGACCAGCACCCTATTACAGCCAACACACAGGTGACCAGCACCCTATTACAGCCCGAAACATAGGTGTGACAAATATCAGATCGGATTTGAGAGTTTGCACTATGGCAAcaattgaaaatataaaaaacgaagCCAAAAAAAAAACGATcactcatttctctctctgtcatcccagGCTGCTAGAGCAGAAGCCGCTGATCAACGATGACCTTCCAGGCCGTATCCTGCAGGGGGCAGTAGTGCTGAAGCCAGACCTGAGAGGGTTCCAGGGGTCCGGACTGCTGTTCCAGGATGGAACCACGGAGGAGGACATCGATGCAGTGGTCTTCTGTACTGGATACAATGGCAACTTCTCCTTCCTGCCCCCGTCACTATGTTCAGGACCTGGGTGGGATCTCAACCTGTACAGGTACTTTTATAATACTGGCTTGGACAGGTAGTCAAATCCTTACTTCCACTTAAGTCAaattttcactcagtcatgtatTGATGTCAATAGAGCAAGTTACATTTCGACTTTAGGGATCGTTTTAAATTTAGTGGGGTGGYGGGGTTGGTCCAACataggggagggttgtgtgttttttttatcggGCACAGGGGGAGGGTAATTCACCCTTCTGCAGATTTTACTATATAATGTCTTCCATCCTAGCCAAatgtcctcatctgcttgcatgctcctcccctatatcaaggtgttttAGTACTTCCCTTATGCCCAGGCTATTCAACTGGCGGCCTGCGTGCCAGGATTGGCTRGTTCATTAATTTAGACTGGCCCRTTGATCAATTCTGACCCTTAATAAAATATCTGCAAATTAATCCCCGCCAAAATCAGATTTCAGTGCCAAAATGACAAGCACTATTGTAGTTGTCTATAGTGAGGTTTTTAGTCGTTTTTAGCAGTTTCTAGCGCCTATGTGGCATAATAATTTTAATTTTCTTTATATTAATTTGTCTCTAGTGTTTGAACGGATTAAGcaacaaaatattatgaccccattcctTAAAGCTACAACAATTTTTGGGGTTGCACCTCGACTTGCTGGATGAGTGCCCTCCACTTCCTTCCTAATTACTTTTAGCAACATTTAATTGTAAGAACTgctttattggtgtgtgtgtgcatttctttTTTATACAGTTCTTCTGAACAATAATCGCATGTGGAAAATGTCCGGCCCCCCTGCAATTAACCTTTTTTCATCTGGCCCCTGtaagaatatagttgaatagccctgccatatacactacagttttccacatgctaactataccacaggtcaatatagtctaccagtctgtctatcctgccctctagcCACCATTCAAAGTGACAATAGTTGTATAGGTGGATAGTTTGTACAGAGGGGTATCCTACGAAGCAAGCTATATCTACTCCGGGTAGAAGTTAACCAGCTTATCCGTACTATGCCGGTGGATATTGCTTGTCCACCTGCCTCTAACTGAACTCTAGCAAGCTTGTAACTGCACGTGCATGGGCGAGACAGTgctacattttcatttgtgccaaaatgaaagaaaagttatcttgcaaattcagcaggctatggtgtgaaatatgcttttagaagtgccgtctttatttcattacttatcgttaatgccgtctttggtgtgcttaCCAATGCACAAGCACAATTTTCTTCATACTCCTATCGAAAACTTCACACAATGTAACAATTCAAAAGGCATTCTGTCTTTACTAAATGCGTAATGTGATAtattttacaatttaaaaaaaattgcacacAAAAACAAATGTGATTATTAAAATATTTKATCAGTCGTCTTCTTCAYATGAAGGGGATGATGATAACCTTTGRAaaagggagggaatctgatttcattggtcctcaacttgcGGCTTagtcatttcattcagggtaagtggagttagccgtgagttagcctgccccggagCAGGTTAATTCTGAAGGATTTGTTGCCATAGAAATTGACCTGCCTAAAATGTGAGCCACTTTCGTATGACCGGTTATCCTGAGTTAACTCTGAGTTGACCAAAGTCACCTCTTCAAACCTGCTTCGTAGGATACCCCTCTGATCTTCAATAGGCTAACTAgcatcataccacacataaaataATTTCAAGCTGAACCAATTTTCAATATAAGCGGAGACGCCAGGATCAGTTGTGGACACTCCYATGGGGGTTCAGGGGGAGTGTGATATGCACcggtttgggtggtggaccattcttgatacacactggaaactgttgagRgtgaaaaacccagcagatttgcagttcttgacacactcaaactggtgcacctggcacctactaccatacctcattcaaaggcacttaaatKttttgtcttgccaattcaccctttgaatggcacacatacacaatccatgtctcaattatctKAaagcttaacaatccttcttaaacctgtctcctccccttcatctacactgattgaagtgMatttaacaactgacatcaataagggattatacctttcacctggattcacctggtcagtctgtcatggaaagagcaggtgttcctaatgttttgtacactcagtgtagagtgAAACAGGACTATATAAGCACCCCctgattgtttttatttactcaaCAGTTTATAAGGTGTAGAAAGGCACAGTAGCCAgtcagtctggctgtattttaagttctgatcctgagatgtgctgtctgttgtgaatcatcattctcccaagttgTTCTATAATAATGTGGCTACGTGTCCccagcaggcccagttattcaggaaagcatgctctgcctcctctccgaTCCGAGCGGCTATTCCTTCCCCCCCCAAACCTAACGCTTCKatatagcctaaatatttgtcatttaacttttaaaatMTATTACTTTTTATGTctgtcataaacacaaccagtgacaattttaaaaaatctgattcGGCTACTTCAAAAGGCTCTTGTACCTGAACACGTTCGTCCAAAATATAATTCCAACATCCAAACTGTTCCATTTGatcaatggaaagagacatctgttagaaaacaccaaaaagtgtgatgacattcagagattgttAAGCCAAGCCTTTGATACTGGGTAGGCCtgcaaggtagggagggatgtaggCCTATTTTCTGTTTGTAGAGATTGACATAGTATTATTTtcgttgcatatattttatataattataaatatagcaTCAAAATGTTGCAAATCTGATTTctacctagctgatcattgtctgcagccggctctgacTATAGTGTACTGAAAAGGGCAGGGAGAGTTTGCACGTCCACGTTGGTCgggaaccctcaaccttctggcccgtagccctgcgtggcatcgactgggccacaaaagcatgctgaagtggcaaagtcgatatccacgtttataaacacagggtttgttatttgtggtcgtaaacTTCATTTTGAGTTAATTGTATTTCAGACAGGAAACACCACATATTCGTTTAACCGTTTATTAGAAAAAGATTACAACATGCAATACATTAGTCTTGGCGTTAGGCTCTGCTCCTTCGGGATAGCTCATAATAATTTCAGGCAGTGAGTAAGCTACGCTGTACCAATCTCCCTGCAGGAAGGAAACAGAACCATACAGGTGGAGGCTGGGGTGGCAGGAAGGAAACAGAACCAAACAGGTGGAGGCTGGGGTGGCAGGAAGGAAACAGAACCAAACAGGTGGAGGCTGGGGTGGCAGAAGGAAACAGAACCAAACAGGTGGAGGCTGGGGTGGCAGGAAGGAAACAGAACCAAACAGGTGGAGCTGGTGGCAGGAAGGAAACAGAACCAAACAGGTGGAGGCTGGGGTGGCAGGAAGGAAACAGAACCAAACAGGTGGAGGCTGGGGTGGCAGGAAGGAAACACTTTGAGTTGGACCAGCCTAcctatcccctccctcccctcccagtaCATTTCTAACCATCCCTAAGTGGATGTTAGGATTTGCCCCTTTAAGATACAGAAGAGAGATCAACACTTAATAGATGCCAGAGGTGAAATGGTGTCACACTGTATAATTAACTTGACGTTGCTTTAGGTTAATGGGGTTGTTTTCTTTTATTCGAGACGGGTGTTCCCTCCAGCTCTCGAGCGCCCCACGCTGGCCATCATGGGTCTGTTCCAGACTAAAGGACCCATCTTTCCTGCAGTGGAGATGCAGGCCCGCTGGGTCACGAGGGTCatcgcaggtacacacacacctggtctaaACTAATCTTGGCAACCCAAACCCTAAAATCTCACAAACTACAATATAATTTATCTTACAtagtctgtccacaagagattaggtttaaacacacacacacacacattggaatgACACAAACCTGTCTCAATATACATTCCTGGCAAACACATACATACCTGGCAAACACAGCGAAGTTAGAATTCTATATGATTGTTTGTTGAAGGGTTGACACAGCTCCCACCACGGAAAACGATGCTGTCCAAAATCGAGACGGAGACGAAGAGGAACATGAAGAGGTAAACAACATGAAGAAGAGCTGCCTCAATACAAGTGGCCATTTGCCTTGCTTTGTCATGAGTGATTACCTTGCCTGTGAACTGCAGACTTGTCAGTTCCCAAATCTAGGGCCTAGGCTGTTCAAAGTGAAATTAAGGCCTAGAGGTTACAAACAACTTCTCCTCAcaatgtttctctctttctccctctcctccatctccccttctctctctctcagttgccTGTGTCCCAGACAGGCAGCTCTCCATGTGGATTATATACCATACCTGGACTCCCTGGCTGAGCAGATGGGGGTTCGTCCCAACATCCTAGGGCTGCTGCTGAGGGAGCCTAGTGTGGGGCTGCGTGTACTGCTAGGGCCCTGCACCCCTTACCAGTACCGCCTAAGAGGGCCGGGAAAGTGGGACGGGGCCCGACAGGCCATCCTCACTCAGTGGGAGCGCGTAGCCCAGCCCTTCAGAACCAGGTAGGTAGCCCAAAGGGTAGACAGGCAGATTCATTTCCCCTTGGGAATCAATAGAATATCATCTCCTATTTTGTATGTATTCATTCTATTCCAGGCTGGAGCCAGAACCCCCCAGGCCCTTGGTCCTTCTGTCCCCCTTGCTGATCACGCTGTCCGCGGGAGCTGGGATACTAGCTGTGGTCCTCTCCCAGTGTAAACTGACCTTAGTTCTACAGGACCTACTACAGGACTCAACTCACCTGCTGGACTGGCTCTCAGCACTACTGTGGGGCTCGGAGTAGAAGCAGCCTATATAGCAACAGATCTAGGATCTACATTAATACGCTATTGCCTCCACTATGGACCAGgctctctgttttttttcttctcgtcaagaccagtatgCAGGGGATCTTTTTTCAggcgtttcttttacgcctgct is a window of Salvelinus sp. IW2-2015 linkage group LG13, ASM291031v2, whole genome shotgun sequence DNA encoding:
- the si:dkey-239i20.4 gene encoding flavin-containing monooxygenase 5 yields the protein MSQRVAVIGAGPSGLTSIKSCLDEGLEPTCFESSDDIGGLWRFKETPEPGRSSIYRSLVVNTSKEMMCFSDFPMPADYPNYMLHSQLLQYFRLYAQHFDLLRHITFQTSVLTVRQRPDFSRSGQWEVVTENREGQEQRHVFDGVLVCSGHYTQPVSPLDQFPGHESFPGXCLHSWEYKDADAFRGKRVVVVGIGNSGGDIAVEISRAAEKTFLSTRKGAWVLARMSSSGLPLDMTAISRLTVLLTSLLPRALVNWAAERTLNHRYDHRLYGLQPTHRLLEQKPLINDDLPGRILQGAVVLKPDLRGFQGSGLLFQDGTTEEDIDAVVFCTGYNGNFSFLPPSLCSGPGWDLNLYRRVFPPALERPTLAIMGLFQTKGPIFPAVEMQARWVTRVIAGLTQLPPRKTMLSKIETETKRNMKSCLCPRQAALHVDYIPYLDSLAEQMGVRPNILGLLLREPSVGLRVLLGPCTPYQYRLRGPGKWDGARQAILTQWERVAQPFRTRLEPEPPRPLVLLSPLLITLSAGAGILAVVLSQCKLTLVLQDLLQDSTHLLDWLSALLWGSE